A region of the Ranitomeya imitator isolate aRanImi1 chromosome 5, aRanImi1.pri, whole genome shotgun sequence genome:
AATAGTAAAGTGATAAGATGCCGCGATTCTGAAATCTTGTGCTGTCTGATAGAGAATTGATTTCCCTCCTGCTCTTAGATTGTCCTGTTCTGCGATGAGCGGCTCCTTATTCACCATTTTTGGGTAACTACTCGATAGCCTGCGGGGACACAATATATAGTGACATCTCCTGGAGCTGAGCAGAGGGGGGATATATGTGGGATAGAAGAATTATCACAGAATAATGGGGTCTACAGTAGGGGTCTCCCTATGTATCACAGAATAATGGGGTCTACAGTAGGGGTCTCCTTACTGATTACAGAATAACGGGGTCTACAGTAGGGGTCTCCCTATGTATCACAGAATAATGGGGTCTACATTAGGGTCTCCCTATGTATCACAGAATGGGGTCTACATTAGGGTCTCCCTATGTATCACAGAATAATGGGGTCTACTGTAGGGGTCTCGCTATTACATAATAATGGGGTCTACATTAGGGGTCTCCCTATTTATTACACAATAATGAGGTCTACATTAGGGGGGTCTCCCTATTGATCACAGAATAATGGGGGTTTACATTAGGGGTCTCCCAACTGATTACAGAATAATGGGGTCTACATTAGGGGGTCTATGTATCACAGAATAATGGGGTCTACATTAGGGGTCTCCCTATTGATCACAGAATAATGGGGGTTTACAGTAGGGGTCTCCCTACTGATTACAGAATAATGGGGTCTACATTAGCGGGTCTCCCTATTTATCACAGAATAATGGAGTCTACATTAGGGGTCTCCCTGGGCTATTGGGGGGCTACATTCTGTGTGACGAGCCCCCTCTGCTGATTTATGGATCATGTAGAGTAAACACAAGAGTCAcaatttttttaacatttgaatttgaaaatatttttatttgaatagCAAATTGTTACACAGTGGAAACAGTTCTATGAAGCTCTCTAGAAACAGCTAGCAGATAAGAAAATAATGTATGTAGAAAAGAGATTGCTTCTAGACATTAAGAGCTATCCGTATAAGAGGGGCTATCTGTATAAGAGGGGCTATCCGCACAAGAGCCGTCTACCCCTTAAAGCACAATGAATGGAAATAGCCATTTGTTTAGGAATGTCGAAAGGCGCAAACCTTCAATGCTTCACTATAGGAGGAAaaggcaaataaataaaaaaacaggttACAAATCCGGAATGTTCTACCAAAAAATACTCCAATAAAAGCGTGATCAATCACAGTCACATCTGTCATCACATAAATAAATAAAGGAATAAATAAACATAATCATAAAATTAACATATACATTTGGATAGTAGTGTGAGCGCCGGGCGGTGGCGGTGACCGGCGGTGGTGGTGACCGGCTGGCCTCTACACTGGTGAAGGCGGACAAGGCAGTTTCTCGTTTCTTCTACAAGTTATGAGACAAGGCATTTGTGGCTAAAGACTAAATAAACGTCTCCCCTCCCCCACTACCAGAAAACATCGAGACGGACGGGAGTCGGCGGCATTCGCCAGCCATTATAAAGCTAATCATCAGGTCGGGCACAGGCTGGGAGCGAAAGGCAGAAAACGTGGACTCCGCACAGAAACAGGGACGAGAATTACAGGAGACCGTATCTACGGAGAGTGGGCGAAGCGGGCAGGTAACAGGAGCCCACCGACACGGCAGGAGCTACGCACAGTACACCGGGACGTCTTGTGTCACCCTACAACAGACTACAGAACAGCTAGACTCACAGTCCAGTGCCAGGGCAGGAGGCGCGGGCACCATTACATGGTTGGGGATGGCGGGAGGCAGCACAGCAATAATGTTTCCCCTATTAAGGCTGGAGGTGCAATGCCAACAAGTGGCGAGTCAGTGCAAGGTGCCACTCCGGGGTGGGTGAGGGGACGGCATTGCCTCACTTCTCAGTGGTGGACTCTGGAGAGCATTATTGCTTTCCTACAGGGATGCTGCCTCCCTCAGCAGGTGGGCACAGTCCTCGGTCCAGTCAGCCATGGCGCGCTCGGCCCGGGCAGGTGGCTGGCTGGCTTTAAAGCACAATAACCACAATAATGTGGCACCGCCTCTGGCTGGGGCTTCATTTGGCAGCGAGAGAACAGTCAGTAGAGGTGAAGGGTGGCAGCAGGGAAGGCACAGTTCTCGTCAGTGTGGCAGCAGTCCATCTCCCCCGGGCAGTCCCTTTGGAAGGGCTATGGTGGGCAGACGTGATGCCCTCCTGTGAGCGCCCCCTGGCGGCGCAGTCTTTGGCTCTCAGCAGGCCGGGCGCACGGGCACCTGCAGCAGGATCACCTGCCGGTTCTCGGACGGGTGGCACTTGTTGATGTGCCGGGTGAGGCCGGGCGAGCTGTAGAAGGTGGCCGGGCAGTACTTGCAGGGGAACAGCTGGGAGGAGTGCAGCAGGCGGAGGTGCCGCTCCTGGCTGCTCTTCCCCGGGAAGGTCTCCCCGCACACCGGGCACGGGTGGCACTCGGCGCTGCCGCTCAGGTTGATGGGCCCCGGGCTCTTGGCTCTCCGCTCCTCCGGGTACAGCAGCTCCTCGGCGGTGTGGCACAGCAGATGCTTCCGCAGGTAGGCCTGGCGCCGGAACTTCTTGGCGCACTGCGGGCACTCGTACAGGCCGTCCTCGGAGCCGGACTCGGAGGCGCCGGGGCTCGGGGTGTCGCGGTCACTGAGCGGCTCGTCCTTGGCGGGGGCGCTGGGCACGGCGGGCGGCCGGGGCTTGTGCCAGCGGCGGTGGGAGGCCAGGTTGGCCGGGCAGCTGAACACCTTGTCGCACTCGGGGCAGCGGTACTCCACCCGCACGATGCGGGAACACTTGTGCTGCGCCAGGGAGAACGGGTCGCTGTACTCCTCCTTGCACAGCTGGCAGATGAACTCGCCCAGCGGCTTGTGGCCGGAGCTGCGGGGCGGCTCCACCGGACCCTCCTTGATCTTCAGCCCCAGCACCGGGGACGTGGTCACCTCGTCCTCGAACGTCAGCTTGCGGATGGCTTTGGTCTTCTTGGCGGCGGGCGGCTTGGCGGCCGGGTGGGCGCTCATCTTGCTCGGGGGCTCGGCCGGACGCTTCAGGGGCAGCCCGGAGGAGGCGGAGGAGGCCGGCGGCAGGTTCCCGGAGGAGCTGAGCTTCAGGTCGGTGGGCGCGTACAGCAGCGGCTCCATGGAGGTCACCAGAGCCGGGAAGGACTCTGCGGACACCGGGGAGCCCAGGCTGAAGCTGCGCTCCAGGTAGTCGCGGCTCACCGGCCGGGTCGGGCTGGACAGCGACTGCTGCACGGAGTCGGGGTTCCCGTACTGTCCGGCCGGGGGCTGCCGGGGACTGCAGGGGGGAGCCGGGGCCGCTCGGTCTGGACTGGCCGGGGCCGGAGAGCCTCCTGTTGGCGGACACAGCTCCGGCCGCTGCCCGGACACAGCGGCGATCATCAGCCACTGGCCGCGCTCCTCTTCCTCATCCCGGACCCGGTAGGACACGGGCGGGGACTTTCTGCTCCTCTTCACCAGGAAGCCTTTGGGCATGTCTGCGGGCGGCGGTGCGGGCACTGTCCGAGGTGCTGCTCTGGCCTCGCCGGCTCTGTCCGAGGTGCTGCACGTTCTGTGGATCCTCAGCCCCCGGGCCGCCTCCTCTTTATAACCCGCGATGTTCGGAGCGCACGCCGAGCTGTCACCgccgcagccaatcacaggccgggcccggcggctggagTGCTGCTGGGGGCGGGGCCAGGAGCGAGCGGCAGATGTACCTGAGCCCCGCCCCTCCCCTCCGGCGGCGGCACACGCCCGGCCCCGCCCGACCTCACGCCTCGCTGCATCTCAATAGCCGGACACACGTGCCGGGAGGCGGGGGAGAGGGCGACGGTGACCTCCCATCCCCCACACAGCCCGCACTGCGGCCGGGGCTCACTACTGGCTTCACCCGGCTCCTGAGAGGCCGTGTCCCCAATAGCTTCTGTTACCCGTGTATCATCCCTCCCCCCGGTAACATCCCCGGTGTGCAGGATGATGAAGGAGACATCCCCAGACCTGTCCTCCGCCATTTCCAGCACAGAGGTCCGTTACTCCGGCAAATACGACTTGTTGACATGATTCCTCCTCTCCGCTGTTATCTGTTCCCAGAAATAACATAACACAAAACTACAAAGTCATCTACAAGGaaatcatgggggagaggccatcagcacaggtcactgctcatgggggagaggccatcaccacaggtcactgctcatgggggagaggccatcaccacaggtcactgctcatgggggagaggccatcaccacaggtcactgctcatgggggagaggccatcaccacaggtcactgctcatgggggagagaccatcagcacaggtcactgctcatgggggagaggccatcaccacaggtcactgctcatgggggagaggccatcaccacaggtcactgctcatgggggagaggccatcaccacaggtcactgctcatgggggagaggccatcaccacaggtcactgctcatgggggagaggccatcaccacaggtcactgctcatgggggagaggccatcaccacaggtcactgctcatgggggagaggccatcaccacaggtcactgctcatgggggagaggccatcaccacaggtcactgctcatgggggagaggccatcaccacaggtcactgctcatggtggagaggccatcaccacaggtcactgctcatgggggagaggccatcaccacaggtcactgctcatgggggagaggccaccaCCACAggtctgctcatgggggaga
Encoded here:
- the INSM1 gene encoding insulinoma-associated protein 1; protein product: MPKGFLVKRSRKSPPVSYRVRDEEEERGQWLMIAAVSGQRPELCPPTGGSPAPASPDRAAPAPPCSPRQPPAGQYGNPDSVQQSLSSPTRPVSRDYLERSFSLGSPVSAESFPALVTSMEPLLYAPTDLKLSSSGNLPPASSASSGLPLKRPAEPPSKMSAHPAAKPPAAKKTKAIRKLTFEDEVTTSPVLGLKIKEGPVEPPRSSGHKPLGEFICQLCKEEYSDPFSLAQHKCSRIVRVEYRCPECDKVFSCPANLASHRRWHKPRPPAVPSAPAKDEPLSDRDTPSPGASESGSEDGLYECPQCAKKFRRQAYLRKHLLCHTAEELLYPEERRAKSPGPINLSGSAECHPCPVCGETFPGKSSQERHLRLLHSSQLFPCKYCPATFYSSPGLTRHINKCHPSENRQVILLQVPVRPAC